In Dehalococcoidia bacterium, the genomic window CGCGCCCTTTTTTGCGACGACGTATACCAGCCGCTTGTGCATCTGGCGCTTGGTGAAATCGGGCGTCTTGCCGTCCCGCACCTTCTCCAGCGCCGTCTCGATAGGCAGCGTATACTGGCGCGCATCTAATACACCCTCGATCTTACGCGCCGCATCGGAATGCCCCTGGCTGACCCCGGGCCCCCAGAAGGTGAACCCCTTGCAGCCGGGCAGGAAGGCTTCGCCCATTACCCTCTCCAGCGAGAAGATGCCGGGATCCCACCCCGCAGAGATTATCGACACGTTGCCGTTCTTCCTGGCAACGGCATCCATCTTCTTGAAGTAGCCCGGGATATCGGCATGAGTATCGAAGCTGTCGACCGTGCTGAAGCGCTTCGCGAACACCGGCCCCTGCGCCGGAATGTCCTCCTTGGAGCCGCCGCAGAGTATAGCCACGTCGATCTTAACTCCCTTTGGTAAAGAGAACTTCTCTGTATTCAGCACCGCGACGCCTTTCAACTGCTTCGCCACCTGCTCCGGTCTGCGCGAGAACGCCGCGGAGAGCTTCATATCATCGCTCTTCTCCAGCGCCGCG contains:
- a CDS encoding diaminopimelate dehydrogenase, with product MEVINVAIVGYGNVGRGVIAALEKSDDMKLSAAFSRRPEQVAKQLKGVAVLNTEKFSLPKGVKIDVAILCGGSKEDIPAQGPVFAKRFSTVDSFDTHADIPGYFKKMDAVARKNGNVSIISAGWDPGIFSLERVMGEAFLPGCKGFTFWGPGVSQGHSDAARKIEGVLDARQYTLPIETALEKVRDGKTPDFTKRQMHKRLVYVVAKKGADRERIRRGIVEMPNYYSDYDTKVVFISEKEMAEKHAAYPHGGFVLTSGTVGKNSRQILEYSCKLESNPGFTGSVLVACARAAYRLKQQGRSGAFTMLDIQPALYSPHSGVELRGHFV